One region of Juglans regia cultivar Chandler chromosome 4, Walnut 2.0, whole genome shotgun sequence genomic DNA includes:
- the LOC108986066 gene encoding transcription factor TGA2.3-like isoform X2, which produces MGSRTVKIGAEDDSRVMTGMPSFVPAIPNSNSLGTEGNTIRSSQLTDFGTFEQSLGFRIEDAVGLNPVYNQMKSSSQALGTDIQFATLNKTLQLQKEPQANLVSTSGGHRENWGESTMAEASPRTDTSTDDTDDKNQRHEMGQLIGVAASDSSDKSKEKSGDQKTLRRLAQNREAARKSRLRKKAYVQQLESSRLKLTQLEQELQRARQQGIFISSSGDQSHSMSGNGALAFDVEYARWLEEQNKQINELRAAVNSHAADAELRTIVDNVIAHFDDIFRLKGIAAKADVFHILSGMWKTPAERCFMWIGGFRSSELLKQSSQQAEDALSQGMEALQQSLAETLANGSPSPSGSSGNVANYMGQMAMAMGKLGTLEGFLRQADNLRQQTLQQMHRILTTRQSARALLAINDYFSRLRALSSLWLARPRE; this is translated from the exons ATGGGTAGTAGAACAGTGAAGATTGGTGCAGAAGATGATAGTAGAGTTATGACCGGGATGCCGAGCTTCGTTCCTGCAATACCCAATTCCAATTCCCT TGGAACAGAAGGAAACACCATTCGTTCTTCTCAACTTACAGACTTTGGAACATTTGAGCAGTCCCTTGGATTTCGCATAGAGGATGCTGTTGGCCTAA ATCCTGTATATAACCAGATGAAGTCAAGTAGCCAGGCGCTGGGTACAGATATTCAATTTGCCACTTTAAATAAG ACATTACAACTACAAAAAGAACCACAAGCAAATCTGGTCTCTACATCCGGTGGCCATCGTGAAAATTGGGGAGAGTCCACTATGGCAGAAGCAAGCCCAAGGACTGATACTTCGACAGATGACACAGATGACAAGAATCAAAGG CATGAAATGGGTCAATTGATTGGTGTTGCAGCCTCTGATTCTAGTGACAAATCGAAGGAGAAATCAGGGGATCAAAAG aCCTTGCGCCGGCTTGCTCAAAACCGTGAAGCTGCCAGAAAGAGCCGATTAAGGAAAAAA GCATATGTGCAACAGCTTGAGAGTAGCCGGCTAAAGCTAACCCAACTAGAGCAAGAGCTGCAGCGGGCCCGCCAGCAG GGCATATTCATTTCAAGCTCAGGAGACCAATCCCATTCAATGAGTGGAAATG GCGCCTTGGCATTTGATGTAGAGTATGCACGGTGGCTAGAAGAGCAGAACAAGCAGATAAATGAGCTGAGGGCCGCAGTCAATTCACATGCAGCCGATGCTGAGCTTCGCACCATTGTTGACAATGTTATCGCACACTTTGATGACATTTTTAGGCTGAAAGGCATTGCAGCCAAAGCTGATGTTTTCCACATATTGTCAGGAATGTGGAAGACACCAGCGGAACGGTGTTTTATGTGGATTGGTGGCTTCCGTTCATCTGAACTACTTAAG CAATCATCCCAGCAGGCTGAAGATGCTCTATCACAGGGCATGGAGGCGTTGCAGCAATCTCTGGCTGAGACATTGGCCAATGGCTCACCTAGCCCATCAGGATCATCTGGGAATGTGGCAAACTATATGGGTCAAATGGCCATGGCCATGGGAAAGCTTGGAACACTTGAGGGGTTTCTTCGCCAG GCTGATAATCTGCGTCAACAAACACTCCAACAAATGCACCGTATATTAACGACCAGGCAATCAGCCCGTGCACTTCTTGCCAtaaatgactatttctctcGTCTTCGAGCCCTCAGTTCTCTCTGGCTTGCCCGGCCACGGGAATGA
- the LOC108986066 gene encoding transcription factor TGA2.3-like isoform X3, with protein sequence MKSSSQALGTDIQFATLNKTLQLQKEPQANLVSTSGGHRENWGESTMAEASPRTDTSTDDTDDKNQRHEMGQLIGVAASDSSDKSKEKSGDQKTLRRLAQNREAARKSRLRKKAYVQQLESSRLKLTQLEQELQRARQQGIFISSSGDQSHSMSGNGALAFDVEYARWLEEQNKQINELRAAVNSHAADAELRTIVDNVIAHFDDIFRLKGIAAKADVFHILSGMWKTPAERCFMWIGGFRSSELLKLLVNQLEPLTEQQLVGIYNLQQSSQQAEDALSQGMEALQQSLAETLANGSPSPSGSSGNVANYMGQMAMAMGKLGTLEGFLRQADNLRQQTLQQMHRILTTRQSARALLAINDYFSRLRALSSLWLARPRE encoded by the exons ATGAAGTCAAGTAGCCAGGCGCTGGGTACAGATATTCAATTTGCCACTTTAAATAAG ACATTACAACTACAAAAAGAACCACAAGCAAATCTGGTCTCTACATCCGGTGGCCATCGTGAAAATTGGGGAGAGTCCACTATGGCAGAAGCAAGCCCAAGGACTGATACTTCGACAGATGACACAGATGACAAGAATCAAAGG CATGAAATGGGTCAATTGATTGGTGTTGCAGCCTCTGATTCTAGTGACAAATCGAAGGAGAAATCAGGGGATCAAAAG aCCTTGCGCCGGCTTGCTCAAAACCGTGAAGCTGCCAGAAAGAGCCGATTAAGGAAAAAA GCATATGTGCAACAGCTTGAGAGTAGCCGGCTAAAGCTAACCCAACTAGAGCAAGAGCTGCAGCGGGCCCGCCAGCAG GGCATATTCATTTCAAGCTCAGGAGACCAATCCCATTCAATGAGTGGAAATG GCGCCTTGGCATTTGATGTAGAGTATGCACGGTGGCTAGAAGAGCAGAACAAGCAGATAAATGAGCTGAGGGCCGCAGTCAATTCACATGCAGCCGATGCTGAGCTTCGCACCATTGTTGACAATGTTATCGCACACTTTGATGACATTTTTAGGCTGAAAGGCATTGCAGCCAAAGCTGATGTTTTCCACATATTGTCAGGAATGTGGAAGACACCAGCGGAACGGTGTTTTATGTGGATTGGTGGCTTCCGTTCATCTGAACTACTTAAG CTTCTTGTCAATCAATTGGAGCCTTTAACTGAGCAACAATTGGTGGGCATCTACAACTTGCAGCAATCATCCCAGCAGGCTGAAGATGCTCTATCACAGGGCATGGAGGCGTTGCAGCAATCTCTGGCTGAGACATTGGCCAATGGCTCACCTAGCCCATCAGGATCATCTGGGAATGTGGCAAACTATATGGGTCAAATGGCCATGGCCATGGGAAAGCTTGGAACACTTGAGGGGTTTCTTCGCCAG GCTGATAATCTGCGTCAACAAACACTCCAACAAATGCACCGTATATTAACGACCAGGCAATCAGCCCGTGCACTTCTTGCCAtaaatgactatttctctcGTCTTCGAGCCCTCAGTTCTCTCTGGCTTGCCCGGCCACGGGAATGA
- the LOC108986065 gene encoding sulfoquinovosidase-like, with translation MAALKITKKHHKHFNNPFPSSPTVLPSIQGTLSFNSQKVPSHQIFSIGKDFQLLWSSKDGGLLSISHHSCPSRPIWSTMPGQAFVSAALVETEVEESRGSFAVKDGDVHLVCNHQTIEEIRLIDQFDPSLEPKCQDSPSGHPGLEQKKYMNGTQFPILLITGWVFSMKKKKRQFQKDGIRAEIQFETKDPSTRARYWLLFDQKNNNQVGFQVMLGQPNFKLRQKASSTASGRYRGFRRRLGRIKKRRLGFCWYTSRPRGYVTVSSAEKEIQDKRVEESTQFNRVCLTYSSEANERFYGFGEQFSHLDFKGKRVPIFVQEQGIGRGDQPITFAANLVSYRAGGDWSTTYAPSPFYMTSKMRSLYLEGYDYSVFDLTMNDRVQIQMHGSSVQGRILHGNSPSELIEHFTETIGRPPELPEWIISGAVVGMQGGTETVRHIWNKLKTYNVPISAFWLQDWVGQRETLIGSQLWWNWEVDTKRYYGWQQLVQDLSARHIKVLTYCNPCLAPTHEKPNKRRNHFEEAKSLDILVKDKHGQPYMVPNTAFDVGMLDLTHPKTAGWFKQILQEMVDDGVRGWMADFGEGLPVDATLYSGEDPISAHNRYPELWAQINREFVEEWKSNCVGKVKEDPQEALVFFMRAGFRNSPKWGMLFWEGDQMVSWQANDGIKSAVTGLLSSGLSGYAFNHSDIGGYCAVNLPFIKYRRSEELLLRWMELNAFTTVFRTHEGNKPSCNSQFYSNHQTLSQFARFAEVYRAWKFYRIQLVKEAAQKGLPVCRHLFLHYPEDEHVHSLSYQQFLVGTEILVAPVLDKGKKNVKVYFPVGESCDWQHIWTGKLYRGQGCEAWVEAPIGYPAVFVKTGSTIGETFVKNLRDFNIL, from the exons ATGGCAGCcctcaaaatcaccaaaaaGCACCACAAACATTTTAATAACCCATTTCCGTCAAGCCCAACAGTCCTACCTTCCATTCAAGGAACTCTATCTTTCAATTCCCAAAAAGTGCCTTCACACCAGATATTCTCAATTGGGAAGGACTTCCAGCTTCTATGGAGCTCCAAAGATGGTGGTCTTCTCTCCATTTCTCATCACTCATGTCCTTCTAGGCCCATATGGTCTACCATGCCCGGCCAAGCCTTTGTGTCTGCAGCTTTGGTTGAAACAGAGGTGGAGGAAAGCAGGGGTTCCTTTGCTGTCAAAGATGGAGATGTTCATTTGGTTTGTAACCACCAAACCATAGAGGAAATAAGATTGATTGATCAGTTTGATCCTTCTTTAGAGCCTAAATGCCAAGATTCTCCATCTGGGCATCCGGGGCTTGAgcagaaaaaatatatgaatggtACCCAATTCCCCATTTTGCTAATAACTGGTTGGGTTTTCagcatgaagaaaaagaaaaggcagtTTCAAAAAGACGGAATTCGTGCAGAAATACAATTTGAGACAAAGGATCCTTCTACTCGTGCAAGGTATTGGTTACTATTCGATCAGAAAAACAACAATCAGGTTGGTTTCCAAGTGATGCTTGGGCAACCAAACTTTAAGCTACGCCAAAAAGCCTCTTCAACAGCTTCAGGAAGATACCGGGGTTTTAGGCGGAGGCTAGGACGGATAAAGAAACGGAGGCTTGGTTTCTGTTGGTACACTTCAAGGCCGAGAGGGTACGTCACAGTTTCCTCAGCAGAGAAGGAAATACAAGACAAGAGAGTTGAAGAATCCACGCAATTCAACAGGGTATGTTTGACCTATTCAAGTGAAGCAAATGAGAGATTCTACGGTTTTGGGGAGCAGTTCTCACATCTGGATTTCAAAGGCAAAAGGGTACCTATTTTTGTTCAAGAACAAGGCATCGGAAGAGGGGATCAACCTATTACTTTTGCAGCTAACTTGGTTAGCTATAG GGCTGGGGGTGATTGGAGTACAACTTATGCTCCTTCTCCATTCTATATGACATCAAAGATGCGATCTCTCTATCTCGAAGGATATGATTATTCCGTTTTCGATCTAACAATGAATGACAGAGTTCAGATTCAG ATGCACGGGTCTTCAGTTCAAGGACGGATTTTGCACGGGAACTCACCTTCTGAGCTCATTGAACATTTTACAGAAACCATTGGGAGGCCTCCTGAGCTTCCTGAGTGGATAATATCTGGTGCGGTGGTTGGAATGCAAGGTGGCACAGAAACCGTTCGCCATATTTGGAATAAGCTGAAGACCTACAATGTTCCCATTTCAGCTTTTTGGCTTCAG GATTGGGTAGGGCAGAGGGAGACATTGATTGGATCGCAACTGTGGTGGAATTGGGAAGTGGATACAAAAAGGTATTATGGATGGCAGCAACTGGTTCAAGATCTCAGTGCTCGGCATATCAAAGTGCTGACATACTGCAATCCTTGTCTAGCTCCA ACTCATGAGAAACCaaacaaaaggagaaaccaTTTTGAGGAGGCAAAGAGTTTGGACATCTTAGTCAAAGATAAGCATGGACAACCATACATGGTTCCAAATACAGCTTTTGATGTTGGAATGTTGGATTTGACGCACCCAAAGACCGCTGGTTGGTTCAAACAGATTTTACAAGAAATGGTGGATGATGGAGTTAGAGGATGGATGGCTGATTTTGGTGAAGGCCTGCCTGTGGATGCCACCCTCTATTCAG GTGAAGATCCAATTTCTGCACATAATAGGTACCCTGAGCTATGGGCCCAAATAAACAGAGAGTTTGTGGAAGAATGGAAAAGCAACTGTGTGGGTAAGGTGAAAGAAGACCCACAAGAGGCGCTAGTTTTCTTCATGAGAGCTGGGTTCAGAAATAGTCCCAAATGGGGGATGCTATTTTGGGAAGGAGACCAAATGGTAAGTTGGCAGGCTAATGATGGGATAAAGAGTGCGGTTACTGGCCTACTCAGCAGTGGACTTTCAGGATATGCTTTTAACCACAGTGATATTGGGGGCTACTGTGCAGTAAACTTGCCTTTTATTAAGTACAGAAGAAGTGAAGAGTTGCTCTTGCGTTGGATGGAGCTAAATGCTTTCACCACCGTCTTCCGGACCCATGAA GGGAACAAGCCATCCTGCAACAGCCAATTTTACTCAAACCACCAAACTTTATCTCAATTTGCTCGCTTTGCTGAGGTGTATAGAGCATGGAAGTTTTACAGAATCCAACTTGTAAAG GAAGCTGCTCAAAAGGGCCTTCCAGTTTGCCGCCACCTATTTCTCCACTACCCAGAAGATGAACATGTGCATAGCTTGAGCTACCAGCAATTCTTGGTTGGCACTGAGATCCTAGTGGCGCCTGTCCTAGACAAAGGCAAGAAGAATGTAAAGGTCTATTTTCCTGTGGGGGAAAGTTGTGATTGGCAACATATATGGACGGGGAAACTATATAGAGGGCAAGGTTGTGAAGCTTGGGTAGAAGCTCCAATTGGTTACCCTGCAGTATTTGTAAAGACTGGCTCCACCATCGGAGAAACCTTCGTAAAAAATCTGAGAGATTTCAACATTCTGTAG
- the LOC108986066 gene encoding transcription factor TGA2.3-like isoform X1 translates to MGSRTVKIGAEDDSRVMTGMPSFVPAIPNSNSLGTEGNTIRSSQLTDFGTFEQSLGFRIEDAVGLNPVYNQMKSSSQALGTDIQFATLNKTLQLQKEPQANLVSTSGGHRENWGESTMAEASPRTDTSTDDTDDKNQRHEMGQLIGVAASDSSDKSKEKSGDQKTLRRLAQNREAARKSRLRKKAYVQQLESSRLKLTQLEQELQRARQQGIFISSSGDQSHSMSGNGALAFDVEYARWLEEQNKQINELRAAVNSHAADAELRTIVDNVIAHFDDIFRLKGIAAKADVFHILSGMWKTPAERCFMWIGGFRSSELLKLLVNQLEPLTEQQLVGIYNLQQSSQQAEDALSQGMEALQQSLAETLANGSPSPSGSSGNVANYMGQMAMAMGKLGTLEGFLRQADNLRQQTLQQMHRILTTRQSARALLAINDYFSRLRALSSLWLARPRE, encoded by the exons ATGGGTAGTAGAACAGTGAAGATTGGTGCAGAAGATGATAGTAGAGTTATGACCGGGATGCCGAGCTTCGTTCCTGCAATACCCAATTCCAATTCCCT TGGAACAGAAGGAAACACCATTCGTTCTTCTCAACTTACAGACTTTGGAACATTTGAGCAGTCCCTTGGATTTCGCATAGAGGATGCTGTTGGCCTAA ATCCTGTATATAACCAGATGAAGTCAAGTAGCCAGGCGCTGGGTACAGATATTCAATTTGCCACTTTAAATAAG ACATTACAACTACAAAAAGAACCACAAGCAAATCTGGTCTCTACATCCGGTGGCCATCGTGAAAATTGGGGAGAGTCCACTATGGCAGAAGCAAGCCCAAGGACTGATACTTCGACAGATGACACAGATGACAAGAATCAAAGG CATGAAATGGGTCAATTGATTGGTGTTGCAGCCTCTGATTCTAGTGACAAATCGAAGGAGAAATCAGGGGATCAAAAG aCCTTGCGCCGGCTTGCTCAAAACCGTGAAGCTGCCAGAAAGAGCCGATTAAGGAAAAAA GCATATGTGCAACAGCTTGAGAGTAGCCGGCTAAAGCTAACCCAACTAGAGCAAGAGCTGCAGCGGGCCCGCCAGCAG GGCATATTCATTTCAAGCTCAGGAGACCAATCCCATTCAATGAGTGGAAATG GCGCCTTGGCATTTGATGTAGAGTATGCACGGTGGCTAGAAGAGCAGAACAAGCAGATAAATGAGCTGAGGGCCGCAGTCAATTCACATGCAGCCGATGCTGAGCTTCGCACCATTGTTGACAATGTTATCGCACACTTTGATGACATTTTTAGGCTGAAAGGCATTGCAGCCAAAGCTGATGTTTTCCACATATTGTCAGGAATGTGGAAGACACCAGCGGAACGGTGTTTTATGTGGATTGGTGGCTTCCGTTCATCTGAACTACTTAAG CTTCTTGTCAATCAATTGGAGCCTTTAACTGAGCAACAATTGGTGGGCATCTACAACTTGCAGCAATCATCCCAGCAGGCTGAAGATGCTCTATCACAGGGCATGGAGGCGTTGCAGCAATCTCTGGCTGAGACATTGGCCAATGGCTCACCTAGCCCATCAGGATCATCTGGGAATGTGGCAAACTATATGGGTCAAATGGCCATGGCCATGGGAAAGCTTGGAACACTTGAGGGGTTTCTTCGCCAG GCTGATAATCTGCGTCAACAAACACTCCAACAAATGCACCGTATATTAACGACCAGGCAATCAGCCCGTGCACTTCTTGCCAtaaatgactatttctctcGTCTTCGAGCCCTCAGTTCTCTCTGGCTTGCCCGGCCACGGGAATGA